The following coding sequences lie in one Synechococcus sp. CC9902 genomic window:
- a CDS encoding small RNA NsiR4-regulated ssr1528 family protein: MAIAGPDGVDAAIKAGVDLDGSPIPEAMLSLYGEVMDLEGQRARSGVLKSMRNRIVKTGAKHFDQATLNERLVSAGWDGLRDKEIAFFYS; encoded by the coding sequence ATGGCGATTGCAGGACCGGATGGCGTGGATGCAGCCATCAAGGCTGGAGTGGATTTGGACGGGAGTCCGATCCCAGAGGCGATGCTCAGTTTGTACGGCGAGGTGATGGACCTTGAGGGTCAACGGGCCAGGAGCGGAGTTTTGAAGTCGATGCGGAACCGAATCGTGAAGACAGGTGCCAAGCACTTCGATCAAGCAACGCTGAATGAACGACTTGTTTCCGCCGGCTGGGATGGCTTGAGGGATAAAGAAATCGCCTTCTTTTACAGCTAA
- a CDS encoding DUF2237 family protein yields MSTNSPVGPVTFNVLGEPLLICGCEPKTGWYRNGFCETDPSDHGQHSICCVMTEAFLRYSKALGNDLSTPVPAFQFPGLQPGDHWCVCAPRWKQAYDDGVAPLVRLEATEDTALSVVSLEQLKQHAHQSID; encoded by the coding sequence ATGTCCACTAACAGCCCTGTGGGTCCAGTGACTTTCAATGTTCTTGGTGAGCCTTTGTTGATTTGCGGATGTGAACCAAAAACTGGCTGGTATCGCAACGGCTTTTGCGAAACAGATCCATCCGACCACGGTCAACACAGCATCTGTTGCGTGATGACGGAAGCCTTTCTCCGTTACAGCAAAGCTTTGGGGAATGACCTCTCAACCCCCGTCCCTGCGTTTCAATTCCCCGGACTTCAACCTGGAGATCATTGGTGCGTCTGCGCCCCCCGCTGGAAGCAGGCATACGACGACGGAGTGGCACCTTTGGTTCGTCTGGAGGCCACGGAAGACACCGCGTTGTCTGTGGTGAGCCTGGAGCAGCTCAAGCAGCATGCTCACCAGTCGATCGACTGA
- a CDS encoding branched-chain amino acid transaminase, with the protein MHQFLPYAWFQNQCVPFEEAKISIATHALHYGTGAFGGMRAIPDPQQAGTMLLFRADRHARRLSQSARLLLTDLSEETILSSLTAMFRANQPDQPIYLRPFVYTSDLGIAPRLHDIETDFLIYGLALGDYLSPDGVSCRISSWTRQEDRSLPLRGKISGAYITSSLAKTEAVQSGFDEALLLNSRGKISEASGMNLFLVRDGALITPGVDQDILEGITRASVIELAKAMGIPVVERAVDKTELFIADEVFLTGTAAKITPIRQIESTVLRQNRPIMQSLKSKLVAITEGRDPAYEHWVTRIALN; encoded by the coding sequence ATGCATCAGTTCCTGCCATATGCCTGGTTCCAGAACCAATGCGTCCCCTTTGAGGAAGCCAAGATCTCTATCGCTACCCATGCGTTGCACTACGGCACAGGTGCCTTTGGCGGCATGCGAGCGATTCCCGATCCTCAACAAGCAGGCACGATGCTGCTTTTCCGTGCTGATCGTCATGCCCGTCGATTGAGTCAGAGCGCCCGCTTGTTGCTGACGGATTTGAGCGAAGAAACAATTTTGTCGTCTCTGACGGCCATGTTCCGGGCCAATCAACCGGATCAGCCGATCTATCTCAGACCTTTTGTGTATACGAGTGATCTGGGCATTGCTCCCCGGCTGCACGACATTGAAACCGACTTCTTGATTTATGGATTAGCTCTCGGCGATTACCTCTCCCCAGATGGGGTGAGTTGTCGCATCAGCAGCTGGACGCGCCAAGAGGATCGTTCCTTGCCCTTGAGAGGAAAAATCAGTGGGGCTTACATCACCAGTTCCTTGGCCAAAACGGAGGCGGTACAGAGCGGTTTTGACGAAGCGTTGCTTCTCAATAGTCGCGGCAAAATTAGTGAAGCCAGCGGCATGAACCTTTTTCTTGTCCGGGATGGTGCATTGATTACTCCTGGTGTCGACCAGGACATCCTTGAAGGAATTACGCGGGCGAGTGTGATCGAACTGGCAAAAGCCATGGGTATTCCCGTGGTGGAGCGTGCAGTCGACAAGACCGAGCTGTTCATCGCCGATGAAGTGTTTTTGACGGGTACCGCTGCGAAGATCACGCCGATCCGCCAGATCGAGTCGACCGTTCTTCGACAAAATCGGCCGATCATGCAAAGTCTGAAGAGCAAATTGGTGGCCATTACAGAGGGCCGCGACCCTGCCTATGAGCACTGGGTTACACGGATCGCTCTCAACTGA
- a CDS encoding SDR family NAD(P)-dependent oxidoreductase, with amino-acid sequence MHPQNPEAWSGLALVCGAGGIGRAMASELKKQCPELSVLTAGRGEQHGYDLLLDLESDHDLNHLSEELSTRNKPLRLVINCSGRLHGPHLQPEKRLKQVERRQLLEQFSINSIAPVLLAQAIEPLLRRDQPFHFASLSARVGSIGDNRSGGWYAYRAAKAAQNQLLRCLSIEWARRWPMATVTLLHPGTTDTDLSKPFQSFVPTEQLFSPQRAAEQLVALLLKQTPEQSGAFLAWDGQSIDW; translated from the coding sequence ATGCATCCTCAGAATCCGGAAGCATGGAGTGGACTTGCTCTTGTTTGTGGGGCAGGGGGCATCGGCAGGGCCATGGCCTCTGAGCTGAAGAAGCAATGTCCCGAACTCTCTGTTCTGACGGCGGGCCGTGGGGAGCAACACGGCTATGACTTGCTATTGGATTTGGAGTCAGACCACGACCTGAATCATCTCAGTGAGGAACTCTCGACGAGGAACAAACCGCTCCGATTGGTGATCAACTGCAGTGGACGTTTGCATGGTCCGCACTTGCAGCCAGAGAAACGTCTCAAACAAGTGGAGCGTCGTCAGCTCCTGGAACAGTTCTCGATCAATTCCATTGCCCCTGTGCTTTTGGCTCAAGCGATCGAGCCGCTTTTACGCCGAGACCAACCGTTTCATTTCGCGAGCCTGAGTGCACGGGTGGGAAGTATTGGAGATAACCGGAGCGGCGGTTGGTATGCGTATCGAGCCGCAAAAGCGGCTCAGAATCAACTGTTGCGCTGCTTGAGCATCGAGTGGGCTAGGCGATGGCCAATGGCCACGGTGACGCTTCTTCACCCTGGGACGACGGACACCGATCTCTCCAAACCATTTCAATCCTTCGTACCAACAGAACAACTTTTCAGTCCACAGAGGGCTGCGGAGCAACTCGTTGCGCTGCTGCTCAAGCAGACCCCAGAGCAAAGCGGGGCATTTTTAGCCTGGGATGGTCAGTCGATCGACTGGTGA
- the cobN gene encoding cobaltochelatase subunit CobN, with product MHRLASCPGVDPPEDVVLVEQPAADVLFLSSAATDLSTLAAYLASAGGEHWRNQIRGLSLDCLSHPAQLDHYLTSTANQAKLVLVRLLGGRGHWSYGLEQLQRWKDGGAGRHLVILAGTDDQNNELHGLGSISLALADRLAELLREGGVDNLGQVLRALELLLQEQQPDPTNLQLLPMPDPAPWDWRDDAGPRIGVVLYRAQLQAGDVSLAEALCLACRERGLCPRLLWVSSLRDPGVQAGVIDLLQSQQVELVVAGTSFASVKTAEAGLGSPLWEQINVPVLQMLSSSRSRESWRNSSRGLDPLDLSLQVVMPELDGRLTTRPCAFREQQMTAPEMGAAVPSQVPDLEGIDWLIDHSQRWIRLRQTKNSDRRVGMVLANYPVRDGRVANGVGLDTPASCVAMLHWLKQSGHNLGPGTLPSDGDALMQFLLQGRTNSPEGLHRPALDYLALDVYEQWWAGVPSDARAKIEQRWGQPCDACDLDRNHGFAIHGLRYGHVVVLIQPDRGYDPDQIADLHSPDLPPPHRYLAQYLWLNRIHQTHVMVHVGKHGSAEWLPGKGVGLSSSCGPHLALGALPHLYPFIVNDPGEGSQAKRRGHAVVLDHLTPPLGRAGLHGPLQRLEGLLDELVEARQLGAERSQSLERAVLVTLQELNWPGVPTKDDLKRDPSLINECLDSAETYLCELKEAQIRTGLHRFGQRPSERAELELLLALARPPAHGRPGLTQAMASQVGLALDPWGQEDGEPLDQKDQQLLEQLGCERRQRVGDGVAWLEDQAFGVVSALVSNGDGSDLVKPFRDWIQSPTEDDGTLAAITQDLWPRLIQCAPSEKRAFCDGISGGRIPAGPSGAPSRGRPDVLPTGRNFYSVDLRGLPTEAAWDLGRRSAEQLLELHLQEEGDCLRHLALSVWGTATMRNGGEDIAQLLALIGVRPVWDGPTRRLVDLEVIPLRLLGRPRVDVVLRISGLFRDAFPQLLMWVDQAMVMVAALDEPSDQNPLAALTQQEGPQGRIYGSAPGAYGAGLQALIDSGAWDSRADLGEAFLQWSQWRYGGSSEPSQDRTGLESALGRVQVVLHNQDNREHDLLDSDDYYQFHGGLSAAIEASSGKRPELWFGDHSRRERPRLHRLERELDKVMRSRLLNPRWIEGMQQHGYKGAFEMGASLDYLFAYDAATDRVPDWCYGALCDQWLNTPEIVEFLERRNPWVLRDMAERLLEASNRGLWQGAADQQIQLLKGLISSSEAQIERGGLTTCSSPEPSV from the coding sequence ATGCATCGATTAGCCAGCTGTCCAGGTGTTGACCCCCCCGAGGACGTGGTTCTGGTGGAACAGCCAGCGGCGGATGTGTTGTTTCTTTCCAGTGCCGCCACTGACCTAAGCACCTTGGCTGCCTATCTGGCTTCAGCTGGAGGTGAGCACTGGCGAAACCAAATTCGCGGATTATCTCTGGACTGTTTGTCCCATCCCGCCCAACTCGACCACTACCTCACTAGCACCGCGAATCAAGCCAAGTTGGTCCTGGTGCGTTTGCTCGGTGGCCGGGGGCACTGGAGCTATGGCCTCGAGCAGCTCCAACGCTGGAAGGACGGCGGTGCAGGGCGCCACCTCGTGATCCTCGCGGGAACCGACGATCAAAACAACGAGCTTCACGGATTGGGATCCATTTCCCTCGCCCTAGCGGATCGTCTTGCCGAACTACTGCGCGAAGGAGGAGTCGACAATCTTGGCCAAGTGCTCAGAGCACTTGAACTGCTCTTGCAGGAGCAACAACCCGACCCAACGAATCTGCAACTTTTGCCGATGCCAGATCCCGCGCCATGGGATTGGCGGGATGACGCAGGCCCCCGGATCGGTGTTGTGTTGTATCGCGCTCAACTTCAAGCAGGAGACGTTTCACTAGCGGAAGCTCTCTGCCTGGCCTGCCGTGAACGCGGTCTTTGTCCCAGGTTGCTTTGGGTGAGCAGCCTTCGTGATCCAGGGGTGCAAGCGGGGGTGATCGATCTTCTTCAAAGCCAACAGGTGGAGCTGGTGGTTGCAGGGACCTCGTTTGCGTCCGTCAAGACGGCAGAGGCGGGTCTCGGTAGTCCGTTGTGGGAACAAATCAACGTTCCCGTCTTGCAAATGCTGAGCAGTAGTCGAAGTCGCGAAAGCTGGCGGAACAGCAGCCGCGGACTTGATCCACTCGATTTGTCTTTGCAGGTGGTGATGCCGGAGTTGGATGGCCGGCTAACCACGCGTCCGTGTGCCTTTCGCGAGCAGCAAATGACGGCTCCCGAGATGGGGGCGGCTGTACCCAGCCAGGTTCCTGATCTTGAAGGGATTGATTGGCTGATCGATCACAGCCAACGCTGGATCAGACTTCGGCAGACCAAAAACAGCGACCGTCGAGTGGGGATGGTGCTGGCCAATTACCCCGTTAGAGACGGACGCGTCGCCAATGGTGTCGGCCTAGACACGCCTGCGAGTTGCGTCGCAATGTTGCACTGGCTGAAGCAGTCCGGCCACAACCTCGGCCCAGGGACCCTGCCCTCCGATGGCGATGCGCTAATGCAATTCTTGCTGCAGGGCAGAACCAATTCACCTGAAGGGCTCCACAGACCAGCCCTGGATTACTTGGCTTTGGACGTGTACGAACAGTGGTGGGCCGGCGTGCCCTCTGACGCACGAGCCAAAATCGAGCAGCGCTGGGGTCAGCCCTGTGATGCCTGTGATCTCGATCGAAACCATGGCTTTGCGATCCACGGTCTTCGCTACGGCCATGTTGTGGTGTTGATTCAGCCAGATCGTGGCTATGACCCCGATCAAATCGCTGATCTCCACTCCCCAGATTTACCGCCCCCCCATCGTTATCTGGCGCAGTATCTCTGGCTCAACAGGATTCACCAGACCCATGTGATGGTGCACGTGGGTAAACATGGCAGCGCGGAGTGGTTGCCAGGTAAGGGGGTTGGACTAAGCAGCAGTTGTGGTCCCCATCTCGCGCTGGGGGCTCTGCCCCATCTCTATCCATTCATCGTGAATGATCCTGGTGAGGGCTCACAAGCGAAACGACGGGGGCATGCCGTTGTGTTGGATCACCTCACGCCTCCCTTAGGGCGTGCTGGATTACACGGTCCATTGCAACGGTTAGAGGGTCTGCTCGACGAACTCGTTGAAGCACGTCAACTCGGCGCCGAACGCAGTCAATCCCTTGAACGTGCCGTTCTGGTGACGTTGCAAGAACTGAATTGGCCTGGGGTTCCCACCAAGGACGATCTCAAACGTGATCCGAGCTTGATCAATGAATGTTTGGATTCGGCGGAAACCTATCTCTGTGAACTGAAGGAAGCTCAAATCCGTACGGGGCTGCATCGATTTGGTCAGCGACCGTCCGAACGGGCTGAATTGGAACTGCTCCTAGCCTTGGCTCGACCGCCGGCCCATGGACGACCAGGACTCACCCAAGCCATGGCGAGTCAAGTGGGTTTGGCGTTGGATCCTTGGGGGCAGGAGGACGGCGAGCCGTTGGATCAAAAGGATCAACAACTGCTCGAACAACTTGGGTGTGAGCGTCGCCAACGGGTGGGGGATGGCGTTGCATGGTTGGAAGACCAAGCCTTTGGTGTCGTCTCGGCACTTGTGAGTAACGGCGATGGATCCGATTTGGTGAAGCCCTTCCGTGACTGGATCCAGTCACCAACGGAAGACGACGGGACCTTGGCTGCAATCACACAAGATCTCTGGCCCCGATTGATTCAGTGCGCGCCATCTGAAAAAAGGGCGTTTTGCGACGGCATCTCTGGGGGTCGCATTCCAGCAGGGCCTTCAGGCGCTCCAAGTCGTGGTCGGCCCGACGTTCTCCCCACAGGCAGAAATTTTTACTCGGTTGATCTCAGAGGATTGCCAACGGAAGCGGCATGGGACCTCGGCCGAAGGTCTGCGGAACAACTGCTGGAGTTACACCTCCAGGAGGAAGGGGACTGTCTGAGACACCTTGCCCTCTCTGTGTGGGGCACCGCCACCATGCGAAATGGAGGAGAAGACATTGCACAGCTCCTGGCCCTGATTGGTGTCCGGCCGGTATGGGATGGACCAACACGTCGGTTGGTGGACTTAGAAGTGATTCCTCTGCGACTGCTGGGACGTCCACGGGTGGATGTTGTCTTACGGATTTCAGGGCTCTTCCGTGACGCCTTTCCTCAGCTGCTGATGTGGGTGGACCAGGCCATGGTGATGGTGGCAGCCCTCGACGAACCCAGCGATCAAAACCCACTCGCGGCACTCACCCAACAAGAGGGTCCCCAGGGACGGATCTATGGCTCTGCGCCAGGGGCCTATGGGGCTGGACTCCAAGCCCTGATCGACAGTGGTGCATGGGACTCCCGTGCAGATTTGGGTGAGGCTTTTCTGCAATGGAGTCAATGGCGCTACGGCGGATCATCGGAGCCATCCCAAGATCGAACGGGGCTCGAATCAGCATTGGGACGGGTTCAGGTGGTGTTGCACAACCAGGACAATCGAGAGCACGACCTACTGGATTCCGATGACTACTACCAGTTTCATGGGGGTTTAAGCGCTGCGATAGAAGCGAGTTCAGGGAAACGCCCGGAGCTGTGGTTTGGCGACCATTCGAGGCGCGAGAGGCCGCGGCTCCACCGATTGGAGCGTGAGCTCGACAAAGTTATGCGGAGCCGTTTGCTCAATCCTCGTTGGATTGAAGGAATGCAGCAGCACGGCTACAAAGGCGCCTTTGAGATGGGCGCAAGCCTTGATTATTTGTTTGCCTATGACGCAGCGACAGATCGTGTGCCGGACTGGTGTTATGGCGCCTTATGCGATCAATGGCTCAACACTCCAGAGATCGTTGAATTCCTTGAACGTCGCAACCCTTGGGTGCTGCGCGATATGGCCGAACGGTTGCTCGAAGCTTCCAATCGTGGACTTTGGCAAGGAGCAGCCGACCAGCAGATTCAGTTATTGAAAGGCCTCATTTCCAGTAGCGAGGCCCAGATTGAACGTGGTGGATTAACTACTTGTTCAAGTCCCGAACCATCTGTCTGA
- the metH gene encoding methionine synthase: MVVTQAKAPVTASRFLDYIHGPTRPVLVFDGATGTSLQDQGLTAEDFGGLDLEGCNENLVITRPDAVQAVHRQFLDVGCDVIETDTFGAASIVLAEYGLEDQAFELNRRAAQLARDVADEYSTPEKPRFVAGSMGPTTKLPTLGHIEFDTMRDGFREQAEGLIAGNVDLIIVETCQDVLQIKAALQGIEAAFESCGERRPLMVSVTMETTGTMLVGSDIAAVVAILEPFPIDILGLNCATGPEQMKEHIRYLSENSPFIVSCIPNAGLPENVGGVAHYRLTPTELKMQMMHFVEDLGVQVIGGCCGTTPAHIGSLVELALELKPAERLSRSKDQKDDVRPSFDYEPSAASIYGVTPYHQDNSFLIIGERLNASGSRKVRELLAEEDWDGLVGVARGQVKENAHVLDVNVDYVGRDGEKDMNNLVSRLVTNVNLPLMLDSTEWQKMEAGLKVAGGKCILNSTNYEDGNERFFKVLELARRYGAGVVVGTIDEDGMARTAEKKFAIAQRAYRDALEFGIPAREIFYDPLALPISTGIEEDRLNAKATVDSIRMIREGLPGVHVVLGVSNVSFGLSPAARINLNSVFLHDCCEAGMDAAIVSPAKILPLVKISDEHQQVCRDLINDNRRFEDKICVYDPLTELTKLFEGVSAKEARASGPSLSDLPIEKRLKQHIIDGERIGLEPALDQAMNDYAPLHIINTFLLDGMKVVGELFGSGQMQLPFVLQSAETMKSAVAHLEPHMETLEGESTSKGKFLIATVKGDVHDIGKNLVDIILTNNGYEVVNLGIKQSCDAIVDAQKEHQADCLAMSGLLVKSTAFMKDNLSAFNEAGIDVPVILGGAALTPRFVQKDCRDVYNGKVIYGRDAFADLRFMDALMDAKKKDNWSNLSGFLADAPEGVGLDEATPNDSDQASAPAEASEPEQPQSQQPVSTERSSAVPPEPIPVAPFLGSAVLTEADLDLQEVFTYLDRNALFAGQWQFRKTKDQSRDDYDAMLAEKAEPVLQLWIDRCLNESLLAPGAVYGYFPVGRDGNALRVFSADKTTELGRFDLPRQRSGNRYCIADFFSDVSADGAPTDVLPMQAVTMGEKASIVAQELFKGDQYSDYLYFHGLAVQMAEALAEWVHARIRQELGFADPTGMPLRDVLAQRYRGSRYSFGYPACPNVADSRQQLLWLDADRICLTMDASDQLSPEQSTTALIALHSKARYFSA, from the coding sequence ATGGTGGTGACACAAGCAAAAGCTCCTGTCACTGCCTCCCGCTTTCTCGATTACATCCACGGCCCAACCCGTCCGGTTTTGGTGTTTGACGGAGCAACAGGAACCAGCCTTCAGGATCAAGGCCTAACAGCAGAAGACTTTGGCGGCCTCGACTTGGAGGGTTGCAACGAGAACTTAGTGATTACTCGCCCAGATGCTGTTCAGGCGGTGCATCGGCAATTTTTAGACGTGGGCTGCGACGTGATCGAAACCGACACGTTTGGGGCAGCCTCCATCGTTCTTGCTGAATACGGTCTTGAAGATCAGGCCTTTGAACTCAACCGTCGTGCTGCGCAGCTGGCCCGCGACGTTGCTGATGAGTACAGCACGCCGGAAAAACCACGATTCGTGGCCGGATCCATGGGGCCAACAACCAAGTTGCCAACACTCGGCCACATCGAATTCGACACGATGCGTGATGGCTTCCGTGAGCAGGCGGAAGGACTTATTGCTGGAAACGTCGATCTGATCATTGTCGAGACCTGTCAGGACGTATTGCAAATCAAAGCTGCTTTGCAGGGTATTGAGGCCGCCTTTGAGTCCTGTGGCGAACGGCGTCCACTCATGGTGTCCGTCACCATGGAGACGACAGGAACCATGTTGGTGGGCTCTGATATTGCCGCTGTGGTGGCAATTTTAGAACCGTTTCCCATTGACATTTTGGGACTTAATTGTGCAACGGGTCCTGAGCAAATGAAGGAGCATATCCGCTACCTCTCGGAGAATTCTCCTTTCATTGTGAGCTGCATACCCAATGCAGGTCTTCCCGAAAATGTCGGTGGAGTTGCCCACTACAGACTCACGCCCACCGAATTGAAGATGCAAATGATGCACTTCGTTGAAGACCTTGGAGTGCAAGTCATTGGAGGTTGTTGCGGTACAACTCCAGCTCACATCGGCTCCTTGGTGGAGTTGGCCCTTGAACTCAAGCCTGCGGAGCGACTATCTCGATCTAAAGATCAGAAGGATGATGTTCGCCCAAGTTTTGATTATGAACCTTCGGCAGCCTCTATTTATGGTGTTACTCCTTACCATCAAGACAATTCGTTTTTAATTATTGGTGAGCGCTTGAATGCAAGCGGGAGTCGCAAAGTTCGCGAGCTCCTGGCTGAGGAAGATTGGGACGGCCTTGTGGGTGTTGCCCGTGGCCAGGTCAAAGAAAATGCCCATGTTCTCGATGTGAATGTGGATTATGTGGGCCGTGATGGCGAAAAAGATATGAATAATTTGGTGAGTCGTCTGGTCACCAATGTGAATCTTCCTTTGATGCTTGATTCCACTGAATGGCAGAAAATGGAAGCTGGCTTAAAAGTTGCCGGTGGTAAATGCATTCTCAACTCCACCAACTACGAAGATGGCAACGAACGTTTTTTCAAGGTTCTAGAGCTAGCCCGCCGTTATGGCGCTGGAGTTGTTGTGGGAACCATCGATGAAGATGGCATGGCGAGAACTGCCGAAAAGAAATTTGCGATTGCTCAGCGCGCCTATCGCGACGCATTGGAATTTGGGATACCCGCCCGTGAGATTTTCTATGACCCTTTAGCGCTTCCAATTTCGACGGGCATTGAGGAAGATCGATTAAACGCCAAGGCAACAGTTGATTCAATTCGGATGATCCGGGAGGGCCTTCCCGGAGTCCATGTTGTTCTAGGGGTGAGCAATGTGAGTTTCGGACTATCTCCTGCTGCACGGATTAATCTCAATTCTGTGTTTCTACACGACTGCTGCGAAGCAGGAATGGATGCTGCCATTGTTAGCCCTGCCAAGATTCTTCCCTTGGTCAAAATCAGTGATGAACACCAACAAGTCTGTCGCGATTTAATCAACGATAATCGTCGTTTTGAAGACAAAATTTGTGTTTACGATCCTCTCACTGAACTGACAAAATTATTCGAGGGCGTCTCCGCCAAAGAAGCTCGTGCTTCGGGCCCTTCGCTGTCCGATCTTCCGATTGAGAAGCGTTTAAAGCAGCACATTATTGATGGCGAACGGATTGGATTGGAGCCTGCTCTGGACCAGGCCATGAATGACTATGCCCCCCTTCACATCATCAACACTTTTTTGTTGGATGGAATGAAGGTGGTGGGCGAATTGTTTGGTAGCGGTCAGATGCAGCTTCCATTTGTTCTTCAGAGTGCTGAAACAATGAAATCTGCAGTGGCGCATCTTGAGCCTCATATGGAAACTTTAGAGGGTGAAAGTACAAGTAAAGGAAAATTCTTGATTGCTACAGTTAAAGGGGACGTTCACGATATTGGTAAGAACCTTGTCGATATTATTCTTACGAATAATGGTTATGAAGTTGTCAACCTTGGAATCAAGCAAAGCTGCGATGCCATCGTTGATGCGCAAAAAGAGCATCAGGCAGATTGTCTTGCCATGAGTGGTTTGTTGGTGAAATCAACTGCGTTCATGAAAGACAATTTATCGGCTTTCAATGAAGCAGGTATTGATGTTCCTGTGATTCTTGGCGGCGCTGCTCTAACACCCCGTTTCGTACAAAAGGATTGTCGTGATGTTTACAACGGAAAAGTGATTTATGGGCGAGATGCATTTGCGGACTTGAGATTTATGGATGCGTTGATGGATGCCAAAAAGAAAGATAATTGGAGCAATTTGTCTGGATTTTTGGCGGATGCCCCAGAGGGTGTCGGACTTGATGAGGCGACGCCTAACGACTCCGATCAGGCCTCCGCTCCGGCGGAGGCTTCTGAACCAGAGCAGCCACAAAGCCAACAGCCGGTTTCAACGGAACGTTCCAGCGCCGTGCCACCAGAGCCAATTCCTGTGGCTCCATTCCTTGGTTCAGCGGTTTTAACCGAAGCGGATTTGGATCTCCAAGAGGTGTTCACCTATCTCGACCGCAACGCTCTCTTTGCGGGCCAGTGGCAGTTCCGTAAGACCAAGGATCAGAGTCGAGACGACTACGACGCGATGCTCGCTGAAAAAGCTGAGCCCGTGCTGCAGCTTTGGATCGATCGCTGCCTGAATGAATCTCTCCTCGCTCCTGGAGCTGTTTATGGCTATTTCCCTGTGGGTCGGGATGGGAATGCTCTGAGAGTGTTCTCAGCCGATAAAACAACGGAACTCGGACGCTTTGATCTGCCACGCCAACGGTCCGGGAATCGCTATTGCATCGCTGATTTCTTTTCTGATGTGTCGGCTGATGGGGCACCCACCGATGTATTGCCAATGCAGGCGGTCACCATGGGCGAAAAGGCCAGCATCGTGGCTCAGGAGCTGTTTAAAGGCGACCAATACAGCGATTACCTCTACTTCCATGGTCTGGCGGTCCAGATGGCCGAGGCGCTGGCTGAGTGGGTTCACGCACGGATTCGCCAGGAACTGGGCTTTGCTGATCCGACTGGCATGCCTTTGCGTGATGTCTTGGCACAGCGATATCGAGGTAGTCGCTATTCCTTCGGATACCCAGCGTGTCCAAATGTCGCCGACTCTCGTCAGCAACTCCTCTGGCTGGATGCCGATCGCATTTGTCTCACGATGGATGCCAGCGACCAGTTGTCGCCAGAACAAAGCACGACAGCTCTGATTGCTCTCCACAGCAAAGCTCGCTACTTCAGTGCGTGA
- a CDS encoding SpoIID/LytB domain-containing protein encodes MNQLLGDSTESSDSFRCCKGGVMDINGYSYEGSIELVRSNNAWLAVNDLSLENYVASVVGAEMPSRWHGEALKAQAVAARSYAVTHLVRPASKTYHLGDTTRWQVFSGTSSLSEQSTRATDETRGMVLSYRGGLVESLYASTQAISEEAHRHLGASMSQHGAQRLATQGLRFDEILGKYYQGASLAQLRRDGS; translated from the coding sequence GTGAATCAACTTCTCGGGGACTCCACTGAATCCTCAGACTCCTTTCGGTGTTGCAAGGGGGGAGTGATGGACATCAATGGTTATTCGTATGAGGGGTCGATTGAATTGGTGCGAAGCAATAACGCTTGGTTGGCAGTTAACGACTTGAGCCTGGAAAACTATGTGGCCTCGGTGGTGGGCGCTGAAATGCCGAGTCGTTGGCATGGAGAAGCGCTTAAGGCACAAGCGGTGGCGGCTCGCTCCTATGCCGTTACGCATCTGGTTCGTCCTGCATCAAAGACCTATCACCTCGGAGACACCACGCGATGGCAGGTGTTTTCAGGAACATCGAGCCTGAGTGAGCAATCCACCCGTGCAACCGATGAAACCCGGGGAATGGTGTTGAGCTATCGAGGGGGGCTTGTTGAAAGTTTGTATGCCTCCACCCAAGCGATCAGCGAGGAGGCCCATCGGCATCTCGGCGCGAGCATGAGCCAACACGGAGCGCAGCGCCTAGCGACGCAAGGCCTTCGTTTTGATGAGATTCTTGGGAAGTACTACCAAGGAGCGTCTCTCGCTCAACTTCGGCGTGATGGGTCGTGA